In Mixophyes fleayi isolate aMixFle1 chromosome 4, aMixFle1.hap1, whole genome shotgun sequence, the following proteins share a genomic window:
- the LOC142149642 gene encoding uncharacterized protein LOC142149642 translates to MRRIHTGVKPFKCSECTKCFTDNSTLVVHKRIHTGEKPFKCSECSKCFTNNSTLVAHKRIHTGEKPFKCSECSKHFTKSSHLLLHQRIHTGEKPFKCSECSKCFTQKSHLISHHRIHTEEKPFKCSECSKRFATNSNLVVHKRIHAVEKQFKCSECSKCFTNNSTLVAHKRIHTGEKPFKCSECSKCFTNNSTLVVHTRIHTGEKPFKCSECSKCFTENAVLVAHKRIHTGEKPFKCSECSKFFTQNSHLLRHHRIHTREKPFKCSECNKCFTQMSSLEKHWKIHTGEKLFECSECGKCFTHNSCFVVHQRIHTGEKTFKWS, encoded by the exons gattcacacaggagtgaaaccatttaaatgctctgaatgtaccaAGTGCTTTACAGATAATTCAACTCTTGTTGTAcataagaggattcacacaggggagaaaccatttaaatgctctgaatgtagcaagtgcttTACAAATAATTCAACTCTTGTTGCAcataagaggattcacacaggggagaaaccatttaaatgctctgaatgtagcaagcaTTTTACCAAAAGCTCACATCTTCTTTtacaccagaggattcacacaggagagaaaccatttaaatgctctgaatgtagcaagtgttttacccaaaagtcaCATCTTATTAGtcatcacaggattcacacagaagagaaaccatttaaatgctctgaatgtagcaagcgTTTTGCAACTAATTCAAATCTTGTTGTACATAAGAGGATTCACGCAGTAGagaaacaatttaaatgctctgaatgtagcaagtgcttTACAAATAATTCAACTCTTGTTGCAcataagaggattcacacaggggagaaaccatttaaatgctctgaatgtagcaagtgcttTACAAATAATTCAACTCTTGTTGTACATacgaggattcacacaggagagaaaccatttaaatgctctgaatgtagcaagtgttttacagagAATGCAGTTCTTGTTGCAcataagaggattcacacaggggagaaaccatttaaatgctctgaatgtagcaagtttTTTACCCAAAACTCACATCTCCTTAgacatcacaggattcacacaagagagaaacc atttaaatgctctgaatgtaacaaatgttttacccaAATGTCATCTCTTGAAAAACATTggaagattcacacaggagagaaattatttgaatgctctgaatgtggaaagtgttttactcataattcatgttttgttgtacatcagaggattcacacaggagagaaaacaTTTAAATGGTCTTAA